ccccggtttggttcgtgccgGTCCCCtcggatcttcggagactgccaagtaggctttgaacatcgccatcatctcacccggagtGTACAGGGTGCGAGTGCCACGAACAAGATTAGTAGGAGTAGGAACAGAAGTAGGATTAGGAGTATAGCTGTTGTTCCCTCCCGATTcgggttcgggtgcccacccaAATCCGGCGGCATTTTGGTCGTCCGCCGggtaaggacggtagccacccggagcttgcgaaccttaggtttgaggaggggccgtaaattgCATTTCCGGACTAGGGAATTCACcgagtcgaaccaatcgtggttccaaccgcgattgccgtaggggtgatcgccggagccggacattgtgtagtgtggtgggaatttagatgagagaatatgagaaaaaagatgagagaatgtagatgatagaatagatgagaatgtgatttttttgtgttgaagtgggggtatttatagatgaaaatgtgaattttggggaaaaaaaaagttgaaaaaaaaattaaaagtgggtagaaaacggatataattttttgggaagtgggaaaatattttttttttatttaaaaacatttttttaaataaagggTTCAtaataatctataaatatgaagtatatgtttactgttttgtacttcctccgttccatagtaatagagtcattttgctattttggtacgttcacagtaatagagtcatttctcttttaagtaaaagtcaacacatttttccacacctactttaccctctcttacttttttctctctttatctctctacctttttcattttccactttattctccttttacttaactcacctaacacaatttttcttaatctccgtgtcgaaaagaaacgcctccattactatggaacggaaggagtatgagtttaggatttataattaaaattaactgcTGCATTGTTTGCACATTCAAATGAaccacatattttatgtgatgagGTAATGCAACTGATCTGTTTTCCTATTAACTATAATCTAGTTGTTGtgaagtattgaattcatataatgaagaaataagttatgataatgaagtaatataaagtgaaaaattatattaaatgagGTAACAAAGTATTCAAAATGAACTATCTATACTTGTGGATGATATATTGTATATTAGTTGTTGtgaagtattgaattcatataatgaagtaataagttatacagtaggttttattaccaaaatgaagtaataaaatattataatgaagtaaatgactctaaaaatgaagtatatgTTAACTGTTTTGTATGAGTTTAggatttagaaataaaattaactgcTGCATTGTTTGCATAttcaaatgaactacatattttatgtgatgagGTAATGCAACTGATCTGTTTTCCTATTAACTATAATCTAGTTGTTGtgaagtattgaattcatataatgaagtaataagttatgataatgaagtaatataaagtgaaaaattatattaaatgagGTAACAGAGTATTCCAAGTGAACTATCTCTAATTGTGGATGATATGTTGTATATTAGTTGTTGTGAAGTATTGAATccatataatgaagtaataagttatacagtaggttttattaccaaaatgaagtaataaaacattataatgaagtaaatgactctaaaaatgaagtatatgTTAACTGTTTTGTATGAGTGTAggatttagaattaaaattaactgcTGCATTGTTTGcatattaaaatgaactacatattttatgtgatgagGTCATGCAACTGATCTGTTTTCCTATTAACTATAATCTAGTTGTTGtgaagtattgaattcatataatgaagtaataagttatgataatgaagtaatataaagtgaaaaattatattaaatgagGTAACAGAGTATTCCAATGGACCATTAAGTGAGAGCTTGAAGACCGTCGGGCAAACGACGTTAAACAATTGCGCTATGGGGGAGGCAACCCCTAGTAggtacaattttattttgtgtcaATGTGTTTTTCTCTCACTTGTAggatttttctttgttttagtgTGTGGAACAGGAAAATGGGAACAAAAGAGtgaaaaatggaagaaatggaaaaataggtTGAAATCCAGTGGaaaaacccgaccgggtgtttttctttttcaagaaaacccggtcgggtgttttgccGAAGCAAGTGGGAGTCCAGAGAGgaaacccgaccgggtgttttccaTCTCTcggaaaacccggtcgggtgttatTAAAACACCGTCGCATTCCAGGAAGgaaacccgaccgggtgttttcgAATTTCCGaatcacccggtcgggtgttttgtcGCGTATATATTTCTGGCGTCGCAGAATCACCCGACAGAAACACTCGACGCCGATTCCGAACCCTAGCTCCCCAATTTCCGAATTTCGGTGATTTCCTCTCAATTTCTCCCTTCCAATCTCACTTCTACACTCTAATAACTCTTCTACTTCATCCTCTACTTCAtcttttacatattttaaaccATTTAATTGGTGGAATTTTGTGAGAACAAGGCAAGAAGCTAATTTTTGAGTTCTACTTAAATTAAGCCCTAAAGGTATGAATTTCTCCCTTTATTCTTCTCTACCCAAGtattattgttgtttattGAGTGATTTATGGAAGATTATGATGAATTTGGTGCATAATTGTGGGTTTTTGAGgattaagagtggatttgttgTAGAATTGCTAGAATGGGTGAGAATTTAGAACTTGTTTGCATAATGTGAAGTTGAATATGTTGATATGTTGCCTTGTTGGACATTGTTGCTCATTTGTTTTAATGTTGATGAAGAGTTGGGTTGTTGAATGATAATACTATCAAAGGATGGTGTAGTTGTGAGTAATTTTGGTTTGAATTGATTGGTCTTGGGGGAGAATTTGGCTACAAGCATGAGGATTGGTGATGATTTTTGTGATATGATGAAGTGAAAACTTTGAGCTTTACATGTTAGAACAAGGATAGGATAACTTTGTGCATCTCTTGAGCTTCAATTGTgattttgtgattaatttcttttgttatatgctttgattgttgatatataagaaattattaGGAGGTGATGCCTACTCTtgtgttttaaattattagtttGATGATAGAGATTAGTGAAAAGTACTCCATGATGATAACTTGTTGAATGTTAGCCTTGAgctaagtttgggggagtacTTTTACTTTGTGTGGTTAATAGTTTCTCTAGGTTTTGGTTACATTGCCATCTAATGCTCTCTATTTGTAGGTACAAAAATGCGGGGTCAACCTTCGAAATGATGAAGAGATTTACAAATGGAATGCCTTGGCCAAGTTAGATTACAAGGTTGCACAACAACCATGTCGGGACTTGCTTCAACGGCTAGGTCCCCTTCAATGCTTCGATAGTGAAGGTCCATGGAAGATCCACTCTCTTTCAAACTTATCCTAGCATTGCTtagaataagtttggggggtgTCTAGTGGAtttccttttacttttctctctctcgttgatttgatttgatgataCCCGGCATGTACCCCTATTCTTTTAACTATATTTGATGATGATATTTGGGCATGTAACCTAACTtatgattttctttgtttgtggATTTTGTGGAATATTTTCCTTGTTCCatttgtgttgtttttgtgtttatgtttctttttaggaatgtttttcttgttttcttagTGTGTTTAATAATCTTCCTTGGGTAGAATGACAATAGGGTGAGAGAAAGTGATGTTTGAACGAGTGTGAGGATTTGTTGGAGGAGTTGCCAATGATTATTTTGtgcaaaaatttttgaaaatcttgtTGATATGGCTAAGTaacatgtaattttcatttcaaattgcCTAAAGTGAATCGCATGGTGCCTTGTCTTTTGCCAAAATGACCTTGTGAGAATTAAGCCTATACTATCACtaaatgtgtgttttatcTCAAGCATGtcatatgtttctagaacttgctcgcGATCTCCTTGAGTCTACATAGTGgctatagagataagggaggATGTTAGGCCATTTTTATTAGCCAAATCCTATTTCACCCGCTATGTTAATAATCCTTGTTAGCCCACTTTGAGCCTATAAACCTTTTCTTTGACAAACCGAGGGGTTGGAATTGTCATGTGGtacttttgaaaaatcaaagagAAATGTGAAAGTGGTGTTGGCAAATGAAAAACAAGTTTGTTgagatagaaaagaaaaagaaaaagaaaaaaaaaatagtgatgatACCATGCAAAGcatggagaaaaagaaaaaaaaaagggggaaaagaaaagaaaaaaaaatgaaagcgaAAAATGGTGAGCAATTGACATTTGGTGAAAAAGGGGTGCCTTGAATGTTGAAAAAGAGGTATTGAACATAAGNNNNNNNNNNNNNNNNNNNNNNNNNNNNNNNNNNNNNNNNNNNNNNNNNNNNNNNNNNNNNNNNNNNNNNNNNNNNNNNNNNNNNNNNNNNNNNNNNNNNTTAAACTAGTGTGAACCCCGCGCTATGCGCGacctaaaatatttattttattaatttgggattgtaaataaaataagaaacaacataattacataaaataataaaataataataatatactatgtCCTTAACAATATACACACttcaatactaaaatactattaatatgaaatagaaataaaatatttatatacaactaaaaaatattagaaggACAATGATACCGCCATaaaaagagaagagataaacaACCTTTATTATACAATAATACGAATagcaaaatgaagaaaaagaaatagtgaGTACAAATCCAACCAAACATACCATATCTTGTgttcttcatcttcttaaTTTGCTTTCTCTCGACATTTCGTTAACTTTGAGTGTTTTCCTACTTTAAACTATGAAAGTGATGAAATTGACAACGAATATGAAAAGCATTATCgatacaaatattataaaaaatatctattatagctaaacttaaaaaaaaataaaactaaaaaagaaaaaacaaactaacactaagaaaaagtttatatatatgaactaACATCACTCAAACAGAGAATACAGAGAATGATCAATAAAATAGGATTTAAAagtgttgttttttatttcaccTTCTCTCACATGAGTATCTCTCCACGGTCTATGTCTCGGGCTTCAGGTCGTCGCctttcactctctctctcacaggATTATATATCCACCGTCTTTGTTACTCCTTCTCCATTGACATAGTTATGCTGAATTCCATGGTTTTCAGTTTCCTTCCTATAGTAAGATCACTTTGttagtaatataataattatacaaaaaagtGGATAGAATAGGTTGAACAAAAATATGCTACTATTGATAAAAGAGTAAGAATCCTGCTGATCATTTATGCAATGGGTGAAAGCAAGAAGGAAATGCAAATGACgtatatttatagacaaaaaatataaaacaaaatatttgaaacccACCCATTAGTAGCCATAAATTATTTGACCGTTACTTTACATTTATATAgagtaaatatttatattaaaatcttgcatttttgtagtttactattctttaaaaaaaacttaaaagttCGCAcgttaattatgataaataagttttagaaaaagttaaaaactgaataattaatttaaaattgattaatggagTCTAGGGCTTTATAAGTAACGTGTTTCCTTGCAGCACCCAATTTGATACCAAGAATTAATgcacataattatttttatcgtTACTTATCATTGAACAAAGATATTAATACTCTTAAAAGTCAATATCtatagaaataaaaggaaaaaattaaaaaatacatttcattttataacaaaaacattTCTTATAAAGCCATGACTGcaccaatcaattttttaaattaatttataacaatagaatataaataattataaatagcatTTAATATAGTTAACAATATAGTCATtaaaatttgcaaattttattgctttatatgtttcataatttatttgacatttgaatataatatctgcaaaatttagatatctattaatcataatataattttgcaATCATAGATAACGGCTTAATTTATACCAACAACTCCAAAAACTCATGTAACAGCTCAATTTATACcaattactccataaatatccatattattccataacttataaatattgcAGAATAACaccaaaacttataaatattttaaaagaagaccaaaactcgccttttatatatgtataaatatcaaaaacttgttttagttttgaattttgaattttacgTTTTCATGTTCCTTCGGGGACATCCGATAAAATTGGAATGATACAGAGAAGATTAGCATGGCCCCTCCTGCGCAAGGATGACATACGTAAATtgaattttacattttcattttcaattttgcattttcaaattttaaaaataaaaataaaataaaaatataatttaaataagccTAATCCGgttaaaattgtgttaaacgACGGTTGACCATCAAAAATTGACGGCGCCGTAAAAAATAGACGCAAATGACACGAATTTCATATGTTATGgatccgttttttaaaaagtgaaatattttaGACCAAATTGGTATTTCGGTCATATGTTTAAGATCAAAATTGACATTTACTCCTAAATAAAACATTGTTACAAAGGTAACAATTTATCTGTACAGGATTGGAgaacaatttttcaaaaggTACATAATGCAGTCTTACATTATTTCGATATtcattatgaaataattttctaGTGGATTCGTATGCAACTACACTTAATATTATTAAGATTTGATCACTAGATCAAATAATGTCtttctcatattctctcaCACACGTACTTACAACACAAGTCCGTTTAGGCAATAATTTCGTGATTTCATCAATAATTACATTCCACACATTCTCAATCTCGTGCACAGAcctttcttttgaaaaataataaaaaaaggtaaaaagaaACCCGTTTTTTAGGCATTACGTTCAAATAAAAATGCCTTGgtcaataaaaaatgatcTCATATCATTGCACATTAGaggaatttttatttctaaaagtagaaaagttatactacctccgtctctCTATAATGgattcataatttttgaaatgttaCATCTTAAGTGAGTCAACTTCTTTTGAAATAGTAGTCCCTGAAATTATATagtttgatcaaattatgatatttCCTATAAActttaatacttcctccgtcccgcttaagatgacacgttttcctttttagtctgtcccaactaagatgacacatttccttttttggtaactttctctctccaattaatacactcaaccactttttcccactcctattaaaatattcatctttctttatctctctactttaatacttccacccaccttctctctctctccaattaaacactttaactaataactcctaaaatcccgtgccggctaagcaatgtgtcatcttagccgggacagagggagtattagtctAAAATATCACTAgcattacattttattttccaaaactTATTCTTTATGGATAATCGTGAAACGTTTATGATATCTTAGACcatttttttaagtatgtGGTAAGTAGGATAAAAAAGCCAAGTATATAGGGATTGACCCACcgtggaaaataacaaatgtAAGAACATccacaatagcggctagccgattcgcgtcgctagccggtcggtTAGCCGAACTATTGCAACCGGCCAGCCGAGAATCGGCGAgaaaatcggcgtgggctagccgattttAGGGCGCTAGCggtgcgctggccgccattgtggcgcgcagatcggccagcgccaatTTTCGTTTTCTAtgtatacgcgattttagttttcattttcattttcatttgcaccacttgttttaacgagttttctctctctctaaatttctgtactagagcaacatcgagcgatgagtaatgcgggtggtagcggtggtggtagtggtggggatgctgaggagtacgGACGGCaaatgaacgaggctatggaggcctacatgaaccgcgagctagagcggtacatgcgaagGGTCGATCAGCAGGcggtacctcgccctccaccggttgtccaccgccgagcggtgattgatcgggatcacgtagctgcacatcagcggctatatgacgactacttcgctcCGGACCCGCGATTTCCAGCAAACATGttcaggcggcgttttagaatgcgcagggagttgtttatgcgtatcgttggcgctttggagcgtcgatatctttatttccgcttcaggcacgatgcggctggcagaccaAGCCACACCCCTATCCAAAAGTACACGACGacaatcaggcagttggcctacggaggcacGACaaacatgtgggatgagtacctccacatcggtgagacgaCTTCTCTGGAATGTCTGAAGTTTTTCTGTCAGGGCGTGATTCAAATTTTCGGTGagcagtaccttcgaagccctaccccCCAAGATTGTCGGGATCTGATGCGGATGTACGGGGAGCAGCATGGTTCCCTGGGATGTTAGGCaaagcatagattgtatgcattgggagtggaagaactatCCAACTGCCTGGAaaggggcctacacgaccggctacaagggaaagaatcccacgatgatcctcgagaccgtagctgattaccggctgtggatctggcatgcgtattttggggtagccgggtcgaacaacgacctcaacatcctcaactcgtcgcccctcttcaacgagaagtgtcaGGGCATCGGTCCAGctgtctcatttgtggccaacggcaaccggcatgatatgagcgactacttggcggatgggatataccatAGGTGAcctgtctttgtgaagacaATCAGACACGCGGCGGATGacaagaaggcctactttgcggaacggcgggagtcggcgcgcaaggacgtggagcgcgcatttggtgtgctccggtctcgatggacggcaattaagggtccaacgcgtttgtgggatgtcaaaTGCGCTGCTgatataatgtacgcctgcattatcatgcacaacatgatcgtcgaagacgaagacatacactgactagttgggccaatgacgatgaagccggtccaagccacggaacggccacccctagcgtacgacatggggtacctctcgatgaagtcgGCCGCCTTCAGGAATATGCCGatatgcgccaagtggatgctcatattcaactccaaaaggatataattgaagagttgtgggcacggaagactgcacgacgatagttttttttcttttattatgtaattttttttttaatgaatgtacttttttttaatgcaattaatgaattttcccgtacgtctcgtaaatttaatttcgtttaatcgtaaatttaatcccgtaaatgtagttgtttttgaattatttttattgcggctggcctatagCTGGCCTATTTGAGtaaatgctgacgtggcaggtggatttttagtgctgctgacgtgacagatggatttttagtgctgctgacgtggcaaggagagagagtggctggcctattcttattgtggatgctctaatgcaAAGTTTGATATTTTAGACAACTTTTAAAGTTCATGAGAACTATCAGAAGTTGACCAAAAGTTCGTGATTTCAGAGATCAatatctattttcttttttagcaaaaaatacttttactcacttttactataatcattctcttactttattttctctttacgTCTCTATTgtattctctctccaattaactCTTCCAGTaccattttcttaaattgtgtgcccaaaaaaaaacgtctcacttatgaagaaacggaggaaCTATATTTTTACAGAGTAGTGTTATAGACGAACCATCACCCATCTAGTTCATAACTAGTGATTAAATCTCAACGACCCCAATAAATGGAAGGAGAAATTAAGGTCCACAATTCCTGATTATTTTTCCACGCATGCATATTCTGTCTCTCTTCTCGTCAAGCGTGCTCTTCAAGCTCTCATTACACACAGACGTCGTCATCCCACATCGCATGACTGCTCTTGTCTCTTTCTCTCGACATTAAAGATCTCCTGTCCCCACACGCTTTTCTCATTTCTATAAATGGGTGGTCTGGTCGCCTTTTAGATAGAAAACTCATAGTTGGATTGAATCAATTCCATTGAgatagaagaagaaattaatGAGGAAGGTCGACAAATTCTCCCGCTCTCATCTGCAGGTTTCCTCCCTTTCCCTCTATTCTTCGAAAAATAGTCACGTCTTCTTGTTTCGAAGtgtcaaaaaagaaaaaaaaaatagtcttgtccaaaatgaaaagtttgtCTCGTATTATTAATACTTTCTTTATACTAAGATAGTGGAGTAATATTCCTTTTCGGGTTATCCTCCTAAAGTAATTGGgtcattttcatttaagaaatgtttcaactattatcattttatttatttttttctggtATACTTTAcccatatttctttttctctcctttattttatcaatttatccTATATCATCCACCGTGAGACTACTTTTAGttgacggagggaatattttaattttaacacCATTACTTTCTTACAACAGTCCGGGAAATGTTGGAGCTCCGGTTCCAGCTGCAGCGGCGGTTTCTTCTCCTCCTTGGAACCCAAATCCTTGGCGGCGGAGCATCTCAGAAAGTTGGACGACTCTGGAATCAATTGGCGAGGCTTCAGCGACAGATCGGATCGCAAGTCGAAGAGCGAGAGCAGATTAGTGAAAACAAAACTGAAAGCGCTGAAAATGTACAAGAGCGTGAAGCAGCCGATTTCTCCCTCCGGAAAAGTCGCCGCCTTCTTAAACTCACTCTTCGCcttaaagaaacaaaaattccCCGACGACTCGTCGTCATTCTCGCGCTCCACAAGCACGACTCCTTCGTCAGCGAAGCCGTCGATTAAGTTTTTCCCGGCGAGCGTGATTTTGGACGAAGATTGTCGCCTCCAAAGGCAAAGAGGCAACAGCGACGACATAGATTCGATCTTAGAGCTCGCCATGCATATGAAGAGCAAGGATCAAATATTAGGGTGTGACTCGTTCGGTATTTTTAGTGATGACAAAAAACGAGGTTTTGGTCGAGAATTTGACGACGGGGATGCTGAATTTGATGGAGCGAGCTGCGCGAGTTCGGATTTATTTGAATTGGAGAATCTATCGGCCATTGGAATGGAAGAACTACCGCTTTATCAAACTACTCATCTTCACAAAATTATGCAAATGgactaattttgtgaaattcaattaatttttgactttgtaaagaaaaatgaattaaaaaaggCGGATCCCATTTTTTGTAACACtcctatattatattttgccattttgtcCGTCTCTCATTAAAAGtccattttcacttttatcgACTCCACATTCTATCCACTTATtccacttatattttatttaaaaaaagaaacacatAGTAAACCTCAATAACAATATAACCGCAGAACTGAAATTCCAAAACTTGTACAACATAACCAATATTTGTCGCCTCAAGTCTTCTACATTTAGAAGACTTAACACAAAAATCACAACCATCAAAGTTTGTGAATGATGAATGGCTATTTTGAGTCACAGGTAGAGAAATCGCAATCTAGAAATAGCTTCAGCAGGGCATTCCAAGAAATTCCCCTCCTGTATATAATCGTCTACCACCGACATATAAGAGAAGAGTCTTTTAGAGGTAACTCCCCATCACCGCTTCATGTCTTCAAAGGGGCCTTCTTTTCTCGATCAGAAATACGAGCAGGACCTGTTGTGTGTGATTTAAATCGCCCTCTCTACCTCCATCTTCTTTCTCCTGCATAAGACAGTCAGTCTTTCATTTGTCAGGGTTTAGGTTCCATTTGTCGGTTAAGGACCAgagttataattaataaaacagaTTAATTATATCCAAACAATGAGTAAATCCAACATGTCGTTGTTTAAGCTACTAGCTCATCAGGCTCAAAGCAAGATGATTTATATGTAATCCTAATTTAGCAAATCCTACTATAACATATGCATCAATGTTATTGAGCATTACTCCAGGGTTGGTGGAAAATGCTATTTTGACCGTCCAACAAAATTTTAGATTCCATATATTATCTTACAATTATTGATGATAACATATTATTATCGTATTCATCAAGACCAATGAGAAGAGGCAAGGTTGGCATAGCTCAAGTACCTTTTTCTTAACCACTTGTACTACATCTTCATCATTAAGAGCATGGCTAAGACCACAATCTGGGGCGGAGCTAGGAATTTGTAGGGAAGGGGGCAAATTTATATACGAAGGAATTTTAAGAACTTGAGGAGGGGCATTTAGTGagagattaaaagaaataaaatttataatgacaaaaatatacatGTAGTAAAAAGTATGaggaggggcaaatgcccGTAGAGCTCATGTAAATTCGCCCCTGACCACAATGCTGAGGGTAGTGCCTTGCACTTGTGCCCCACGCTAGCACATACTTAACTTCTTTTACCAGGCTCCGATGAAGGTAATTACAAAAATCTTCAACAGTGCAGCCACCTCTACCctgaaataaaa
The nucleotide sequence above comes from Salvia hispanica cultivar TCC Black 2014 chromosome 5, UniMelb_Shisp_WGS_1.0, whole genome shotgun sequence. Encoded proteins:
- the LOC125190785 gene encoding protein BIG GRAIN 1-like A, whose translation is MRKVDKFSRSHLQSGKCWSSGSSCSGGFFSSLEPKSLAAEHLRKLDDSGINWRGFSDRSDRKSKSESRLVKTKLKALKMYKSVKQPISPSGKVAAFLNSLFALKKQKFPDDSSSFSRSTSTTPSSAKPSIKFFPASVILDEDCRLQRQRGNSDDIDSILELAMHMKSKDQILGCDSFGIFSDDKKRGFGREFDDGDAEFDGASCASSDLFELENLSAIGMEELPLYQTTHLHKIMQMD